One segment of Desulfobulbaceae bacterium DNA contains the following:
- a CDS encoding AbrB/MazE/SpoVT family DNA-binding domain-containing protein — translation MANVATTKMSSKGQVVIPEDIRKRLNLQTGAQFVVVGDKDVVILKNIAPPSIDEFEPLIADARKKGKQAGLKKSDIKEAIFKVRGKK, via the coding sequence ATGGCCAATGTAGCAACAACAAAAATGTCATCAAAAGGGCAGGTAGTAATTCCTGAAGACATACGCAAACGCTTAAATCTGCAAACTGGGGCTCAATTCGTTGTCGTTGGGGATAAAGACGTCGTAATTCTGAAAAATATTGCACCTCCATCCATTGATGAATTTGAACCGCTTATCGCTGATGCAAGGAAAAAAGGGAAACAAGCAGGATTAAAAAAATCAGATATCAAGGAAGCAATATTCAAAGTTCGAGGGAAAAAGTGA
- a CDS encoding septal ring lytic transglycosylase RlpA family protein — protein sequence MIRYITLPFICLYLLISGCSQSMVQSIPSPIEVSSTAKSVPLRNKIPPTQKPYHVLGRTYYPVPSSFGHNETGIASWYGPTFHGKKTSNGEVYDMYSTTAAHKTLPMNTFLLVKNLENGRETIVRINDRGPFVKGRIIDLSLTSAKELAMDQRGTARVQITALGEAEQTSRGGGTVERFLPYDFTHGEYFVQIGAFTDSNNANRLKEIMLKQGRKAISQTYTVDDKKFYRVQVRAGKELDAAKKMEKLLSAEFPEAFVIAR from the coding sequence ATGATACGATATATCACCTTACCATTTATCTGTTTATATCTCCTTATTTCAGGATGCTCCCAATCCATGGTGCAAAGCATTCCCTCTCCAATCGAGGTCTCCTCAACCGCCAAAAGTGTTCCGCTCCGCAACAAGATTCCCCCGACCCAAAAACCCTACCACGTTCTGGGAAGGACTTATTACCCGGTGCCATCGTCATTTGGCCATAACGAAACAGGGATCGCCTCCTGGTATGGCCCAACATTTCACGGAAAAAAGACCTCCAACGGCGAGGTCTATGATATGTACAGCACCACTGCCGCCCACAAAACACTGCCTATGAACACCTTTCTGCTGGTCAAGAATTTAGAAAATGGCCGTGAAACTATTGTCCGTATCAATGACAGAGGCCCCTTTGTCAAAGGCCGGATTATCGACCTCAGCCTCACCTCTGCCAAAGAGCTGGCCATGGATCAACGAGGCACAGCCAGGGTGCAGATTACGGCTCTCGGTGAAGCGGAACAGACTTCACGAGGCGGTGGCACCGTCGAGCGTTTTCTGCCCTATGATTTCACCCATGGGGAATATTTTGTTCAAATCGGCGCCTTCACCGACAGCAATAATGCCAACCGCCTTAAAGAGATCATGCTCAAGCAGGGTCGCAAAGCTATTTCGCAGACCTACACCGTTGATGACAAGAAGTTTTATCGAGTACAGGTCCGAGCTGGAAAAGAGTTGGACGCTGCCAAAAAAATGGAGAAGTTGCTCTCGGCAGAATTCCCGGAGGCGTTTGTGATTGCCCGTTAA
- a CDS encoding CTP synthase: MKTKKKIIKTKFIFITGGVLSSLGKGLAAASIGALLESRGLKITFQKLDPYINVDPGTMNPFQHGEVYVTDDGAETDLDLGHYERYTSAVLGQANNYTSGRIYHSVISKERRGEYQGGTVQVIPHITDEIKRAILQLDGQVDVAIIEIGGTIGDIEGQPFIEAIRQFRIDYGRENAVFVHVTWVPYIKTAGEVKTKPTQHSVKELRAIGIQPDILLCRTEHQLADDIKAKIALFCNVDPTDVITAQDVDNIYEVPLWFHKEGLDDKILKHLNIWTGAPKLDNWERLVASIKNPSKSVTIAIIGKYVDLTESYKSLHESLVHGGVANDAKVNLMYVSAEDLETQNAEDLLVGCDGILVPGGFGKRGVEGKIKAITYAREKKIPFFGICLGMQLAVIEYARNIAGMAGATSVEFEEKPQYPVIYLMKEWYDYRAGVTQVRDESSDVGGTLRLGAYPCTLVKNTFAYKAYKVSDISERHRHRYEFNNEFRDRLIESGLVMSGTSPDKNLVEIVEIADHPWFLGCQFHPEFKSGPMKPHPLFCDFIKASLDHKG, encoded by the coding sequence ATGAAAACTAAGAAAAAAATTATCAAAACAAAGTTTATTTTTATTACTGGTGGTGTGTTGTCGTCATTAGGCAAGGGCTTAGCTGCTGCTTCTATCGGAGCTCTGCTTGAGAGTCGTGGTCTGAAGATAACGTTTCAGAAGCTTGATCCTTACATCAATGTTGATCCCGGGACAATGAACCCGTTTCAGCATGGTGAGGTCTATGTAACCGATGACGGGGCGGAAACAGATCTTGATCTGGGCCATTATGAGCGCTACACCTCAGCCGTTCTCGGCCAGGCTAATAATTACACTTCAGGCCGTATTTATCATTCGGTAATCAGCAAGGAGCGTCGTGGTGAGTACCAGGGGGGGACGGTTCAGGTCATTCCTCACATTACCGATGAAATTAAACGGGCGATACTGCAGCTTGACGGGCAGGTAGATGTGGCCATTATTGAGATCGGCGGCACCATCGGTGATATTGAGGGGCAGCCGTTTATTGAGGCAATCCGTCAGTTCAGGATTGACTATGGCCGTGAAAACGCTGTTTTTGTACATGTTACCTGGGTTCCTTACATAAAGACCGCTGGTGAGGTTAAGACCAAACCGACGCAGCATTCGGTGAAAGAGTTGCGGGCAATCGGTATTCAGCCCGACATCCTGCTATGCCGAACCGAGCACCAGCTTGCCGATGATATAAAAGCAAAGATCGCCCTGTTCTGCAATGTCGATCCCACCGATGTTATTACCGCTCAGGATGTCGATAATATCTACGAAGTGCCCTTGTGGTTTCATAAAGAGGGGCTTGATGATAAAATATTGAAGCATCTCAATATCTGGACAGGGGCACCGAAGCTGGATAATTGGGAACGACTGGTCGCCAGTATTAAGAATCCCAGTAAATCGGTGACTATTGCTATTATCGGTAAGTATGTTGACCTTACCGAATCGTACAAAAGCCTCCATGAGTCTTTGGTTCATGGTGGTGTCGCCAATGATGCCAAGGTCAATCTTATGTATGTCAGTGCTGAGGATCTTGAAACACAAAATGCTGAGGACCTGCTCGTCGGTTGCGACGGTATTTTAGTTCCTGGCGGATTTGGCAAGCGCGGCGTTGAGGGTAAGATTAAGGCTATTACCTATGCCCGTGAAAAGAAGATTCCTTTTTTCGGAATCTGCCTGGGGATGCAGCTTGCAGTTATTGAGTATGCCCGTAATATTGCCGGAATGGCCGGTGCTACCAGTGTTGAGTTTGAGGAAAAGCCGCAATACCCGGTCATCTACCTGATGAAGGAATGGTATGATTACCGTGCCGGCGTGACTCAGGTTAGAGATGAAAGCTCTGATGTCGGCGGGACTCTTCGTCTAGGGGCCTATCCATGCACATTGGTAAAGAATACCTTTGCCTATAAGGCTTACAAGGTCAGTGATATAAGTGAACGTCACCGGCATCGTTACGAATTTAATAATGAGTTCAGGGACCGCCTCATCGAGAGTGGTCTGGTGATGAGTGGTACTTCGCCGGATAAGAATCTGGTTGAAATTGTCGAAATAGCTGACCACCCCTGGTTTCTTGGCTGTCAGTTCCATCCGGAGTTTAAGTCCGGACCAATGAAACCGCACCCCCTGTTTTGCGATTTTATTAAGGCGTCCCTTGATCATAAAGGATAA
- the kdsA gene encoding 3-deoxy-8-phosphooctulonate synthase, giving the protein MDTVRITDTIEVGPGRPFLLIAGPCVLESEEVALRVAESMAEMAGRLGVSYIFKASYDKANRTSLQSFRGPGLVNGLKIFEKIRSLGIPVVSDVHDVVQVELVHKGIDLIQIPAFLCRQTDLLVAAAKSGKPISLKKGQFLSPWDMEHAVRKIKESGNKNLLLIERGSSFGYNNLVVDMRSIPVMRSLGCPVIYDATHSVQLPGGAGGSSAGQREFIAPLSKAAVAVGVDGVFMEVHPDPDKALCDGPNSLPLDKVEVLLKKLLKIHEACIS; this is encoded by the coding sequence ATGGATACAGTACGAATTACGGATACAATTGAGGTCGGCCCTGGTCGGCCTTTTTTATTGATCGCCGGCCCTTGTGTGTTGGAAAGTGAAGAGGTCGCCTTGCGAGTTGCCGAAAGTATGGCTGAGATGGCTGGCCGGTTAGGGGTCTCCTATATTTTTAAGGCCTCCTATGATAAGGCAAATCGGACTTCATTACAGTCTTTTCGGGGGCCGGGCCTTGTTAACGGTTTGAAAATATTTGAAAAAATTAGGAGTCTTGGCATTCCGGTGGTCTCTGATGTCCATGATGTGGTGCAGGTTGAATTGGTTCATAAGGGCATCGATCTCATTCAGATTCCGGCCTTTCTCTGTCGGCAAACGGATCTTTTAGTGGCTGCAGCCAAATCGGGGAAGCCTATATCGCTCAAAAAAGGACAATTCCTTTCACCCTGGGATATGGAGCATGCCGTGCGCAAGATCAAGGAGTCCGGCAATAAGAATCTCTTGTTGATCGAGCGCGGCTCCAGTTTTGGCTATAATAATCTTGTAGTCGATATGCGTTCAATTCCTGTCATGCGTTCCCTCGGCTGCCCTGTGATCTATGATGCGACGCATAGTGTACAGCTTCCCGGCGGCGCTGGTGGCAGTTCGGCCGGTCAACGGGAATTTATCGCGCCGCTTTCGAAGGCCGCGGTTGCTGTGGGAGTCGACGGGGTTTTTATGGAGGTCCATCCGGATCCTGATAAGGCCTTGTGTGATGGACCAAACTCCTTACCTCTAGACAAGGTTGAGGTGCTGCTCAAAAAACTTCTTAAAATCCACGAGGCCTGCATTTCATGA
- a CDS encoding HAD hydrolase family protein, translated as MNGCAGSQEQPYSGDCDFTEFLLRKAASRSESSALPKDELLGKAKIIKLLLLDVDGVLTNGSITYTHQGDEIKSFHCRDGFGINILKKTGVEVGLITARKSESLLRRAKDLSLTHVYQGVRNKVECFSMLLEQLSLEPSQVAFMGDDWLDLALLTKVGLAAAVADCAPELKGVVHFVSVHNGGTGAVRELCDLIIEAKGKRESLLTEYLNRK; from the coding sequence ATGAACGGTTGTGCCGGTAGTCAGGAACAGCCGTATTCTGGTGACTGTGATTTTACAGAGTTTCTTTTGAGAAAGGCCGCCTCTCGATCAGAAAGTTCGGCTCTCCCGAAAGATGAACTTCTGGGAAAAGCCAAAATAATCAAACTGCTGTTACTTGATGTTGATGGCGTCTTGACCAACGGTTCAATTACCTACACGCATCAGGGTGATGAGATAAAATCATTTCACTGTCGGGACGGATTTGGCATTAATATTCTAAAAAAAACCGGGGTTGAGGTGGGTCTTATAACGGCCCGTAAATCAGAATCCTTACTGCGAAGGGCGAAAGATCTCTCTTTGACCCATGTCTATCAAGGGGTCAGAAATAAAGTTGAATGTTTTTCCATGCTTCTTGAACAGCTTAGCCTTGAACCTTCTCAAGTTGCCTTTATGGGCGATGACTGGTTGGATTTAGCACTGCTTACCAAGGTAGGTCTGGCGGCAGCGGTTGCCGATTGTGCCCCTGAACTTAAAGGTGTTGTCCATTTTGTTTCTGTCCATAACGGTGGAACCGGCGCCGTTCGTGAGCTCTGTGATTTGATTATCGAGGCCAAGGGAAAAAGAGAGTCTCTGCTCACTGAATATCTTAACCGTAAGTGA
- the lptC gene encoding LPS export ABC transporter periplasmic protein LptC yields MKIDFQKIIRSRNMLWQLPLLVIVIAPLWWGGVVKFLNIETQQNQSTTGQAKSSFTMLQVKISQAEKGQEQIRLDASRVYSEDDQETLFLDKPVAHLVGDPQKPLSIKGGSAIYETKKQIITLLDDVELLTSDTLVTTSVLRYFTKYKKVKSAAEVELNSDGMRITGTSFFYDLVNGDFRVGKRVVCNLW; encoded by the coding sequence ATGAAAATTGATTTTCAAAAAATTATTCGATCACGCAACATGCTTTGGCAACTTCCCTTGCTTGTCATTGTTATTGCTCCCTTGTGGTGGGGCGGGGTGGTAAAATTCTTAAACATCGAAACGCAACAGAATCAGAGCACTACTGGGCAAGCCAAATCGAGTTTTACCATGTTGCAGGTGAAAATCTCCCAGGCCGAGAAAGGCCAGGAGCAAATCCGTCTTGATGCCTCACGGGTATACAGTGAAGATGACCAAGAGACCCTGTTTTTGGATAAGCCGGTGGCACATCTCGTCGGTGATCCGCAAAAACCTCTTTCTATAAAGGGTGGCAGCGCTATATATGAAACAAAAAAACAGATAATCACCCTCTTGGATGATGTCGAACTCCTCACCTCTGATACGTTGGTGACGACATCTGTGCTGCGCTACTTTACTAAATATAAAAAGGTGAAGAGTGCCGCAGAAGTTGAACTTAACAGCGATGGTATGCGGATAACCGGCACCAGTTTTTTTTATGATCTCGTCAATGGTGATTTTAGAGTTGGCAAGAGGGTTGTCTGTAATCTGTGGTAA
- a CDS encoding response regulator encodes MGDLRILVVDDFNTMQRIIGNILHEIGYTKLVFANDGEKAFKILLKEKIDLVISDWSMPHMTGIELLRKVRVDPGLAHMKFIMVTAEGEKTRIIEAVNGKVDQYIIKPFSADTLKEKINAVFKEGS; translated from the coding sequence ATGGGAGATCTTAGAATATTAGTTGTCGATGACTTTAATACGATGCAGAGAATTATTGGTAATATTCTCCATGAGATTGGCTATACTAAATTAGTATTTGCAAATGATGGCGAGAAAGCATTTAAAATTCTGTTAAAGGAGAAAATTGACCTGGTTATTTCCGATTGGAGTATGCCGCACATGACCGGGATTGAGTTATTAAGAAAGGTCAGAGTTGATCCTGGACTTGCTCATATGAAATTTATTATGGTTACCGCAGAGGGAGAAAAAACACGAATTATTGAAGCTGTTAATGGAAAGGTTGATCAATATATCATTAAGCCTTTTAGCGCTGACACACTTAAAGAAAAAATAAATGCAGTTTTTAAAGAAGGTTCTTGA
- a CDS encoding amidohydrolase family protein, whose amino-acid sequence MIIDFHTHIFPDHIAQNAIPHLEKEGGVKAYLDGTKTALLDSMNKNGVVKSVVCSIATKPAQFQAILDWSQTLKSERLIPFASIHPDDPNCLAQIRQIKEMGYKGIKMHPYYQDFFINEQRLLPIFKLVTDLQLILLMHTGYDIAFPRIRRADPAQILEVHTLFPNLKLVTSHLGAWDQWPEVRTTLVGKPIYMDISFSLQMMDRQTARDLICNHPPEFILFGSDSPWEDQGKAVTMLEELELKADLLDKIKGTNAEQLLLKPS is encoded by the coding sequence ATGATTATTGATTTCCATACCCATATTTTTCCTGACCATATCGCCCAAAATGCTATCCCCCACCTTGAAAAAGAAGGTGGGGTGAAGGCCTATCTTGACGGTACCAAGACCGCCCTCCTCGATTCGATGAATAAAAACGGTGTTGTGAAAAGTGTTGTTTGTTCTATTGCCACAAAACCGGCACAGTTTCAGGCCATACTCGATTGGTCACAAACCCTGAAATCCGAACGACTTATACCATTTGCCTCAATCCACCCCGATGACCCGAACTGCCTTGCACAGATTCGTCAAATAAAAGAGATGGGTTATAAGGGCATCAAGATGCATCCTTATTATCAAGACTTTTTTATCAATGAACAGCGCCTGCTGCCTATCTTTAAACTCGTAACTGATTTACAGTTAATACTTTTGATGCATACCGGCTACGACATCGCCTTTCCACGTATTCGGCGTGCTGACCCAGCTCAGATTCTTGAAGTGCACACTCTCTTCCCCAATCTCAAACTTGTTACCTCTCATCTTGGCGCCTGGGATCAGTGGCCGGAAGTTCGAACTACATTAGTAGGCAAACCAATCTACATGGATATATCCTTTTCATTACAAATGATGGACAGACAAACCGCGCGGGATCTGATCTGTAATCATCCGCCTGAATTTATTCTCTTTGGTTCTGACTCACCTTGGGAAGACCAGGGAAAAGCGGTAACCATGCTTGAGGAACTTGAGCTTAAAGCGGACCTTCTGGATAAGATTAAGGGTACAAATGCGGAACAACTTTTATTGAAACCTTCTTAG
- the pyrF gene encoding orotidine-5'-phosphate decarboxylase yields MAEKQIDIKDRIILALDVDSADKAKELVYQTESHLNFYKVGLQLFLADWFNSVDWIIARGHKVMVDLKFFDIPETVHLAVKQLKDRNVSLATVHGNDAIVKAAVAATQDKASDESLKILAVTVLTSFGEEDLKAMGMTQSIEDLVYFRAKRALELGCDGIVSSGLEAQRVRTQLGDKLLIVTPGIRPGANISEPQDDQKRVMTAGRALAAGADHVVVGRPITKAANPLEIIEAMQKEMA; encoded by the coding sequence ATGGCAGAGAAGCAGATTGATATTAAGGACAGGATTATTCTGGCACTGGATGTTGACAGTGCTGATAAGGCAAAAGAGTTGGTGTATCAGACAGAATCACACCTGAATTTTTATAAGGTGGGTTTGCAGCTTTTTCTGGCTGACTGGTTCAATAGTGTCGATTGGATTATTGCTCGGGGTCATAAGGTCATGGTCGATTTGAAGTTTTTTGATATTCCCGAAACAGTTCATCTGGCTGTTAAGCAGCTTAAAGACCGAAATGTCTCTCTCGCTACTGTGCATGGAAATGACGCAATTGTTAAAGCTGCAGTGGCAGCGACTCAAGATAAGGCCAGCGATGAGTCGCTTAAAATTCTTGCGGTTACTGTTCTTACCAGTTTCGGAGAAGAGGATTTAAAAGCCATGGGCATGACGCAATCCATAGAAGATCTTGTCTATTTCCGTGCTAAAAGGGCTTTGGAGCTTGGCTGTGACGGCATTGTCTCTTCGGGTCTAGAGGCCCAGCGGGTACGCACTCAACTGGGGGACAAGCTGTTGATTGTCACTCCTGGAATCAGGCCCGGAGCCAATATCAGTGAGCCCCAGGATGATCAGAAACGGGTTATGACAGCAGGACGGGCACTGGCCGCCGGAGCTGATCATGTTGTTGTCGGCAGGCCCATTACCAAGGCCGCTAATCCGCTTGAAATTATTGAGGCGATGCAGAAAGAGATGGCTTAG
- a CDS encoding Na+/H+ antiporter subunit E, which yields MLGLPSCSFSFTVRQIVVRLIVCVGTWLVLTKGDIQSWPFALPTIFLAVWVSLLLAVRQEYSLRPSRVICNLPYFLYKSLISGVDVMVRVLHPRLPIDPGFIEYSLTIPHEAGRVFLANSISLLPGTISARLTDHHLIIHTLDKELSVLATIRELEVRVDSLYSPSSSINTNSVPS from the coding sequence ATGCTTGGATTGCCATCCTGTAGTTTTAGTTTCACTGTGCGTCAAATTGTCGTCCGGCTCATCGTTTGTGTCGGCACATGGCTTGTCCTGACTAAAGGTGACATCCAGAGTTGGCCCTTTGCCCTTCCCACAATATTCCTGGCCGTCTGGGTAAGTCTGCTTCTTGCTGTCCGACAGGAGTACTCTCTGCGGCCTTCAAGAGTTATTTGTAACCTCCCCTATTTTCTGTATAAATCTCTGATTAGCGGCGTCGATGTGATGGTACGGGTACTCCACCCTCGATTACCCATTGATCCGGGATTTATTGAATATTCTTTGACCATCCCCCATGAAGCAGGCCGTGTTTTTCTGGCAAACAGTATCTCCCTGTTGCCGGGAACGATATCGGCTCGGCTGACCGATCATCACCTTATAATTCATACCCTGGATAAGGAGCTGTCAGTGCTGGCAACTATCCGGGAGCTCGAAGTCAGGGTTGACAGCCTGTATAGCCCGTCTTCTTCAATAAATACCAACAGCGTGCCGTCATGA
- a CDS encoding multiple resistance and pH regulation protein F, which produces MSNLYLGLALILLITVVLGLLRIIWGPTAADRMMAAQLFGTCGVAILLLLARGLGQAIIVDVALVFALLAAFSTVGFVRRAWTEKDSLKTGERRHD; this is translated from the coding sequence ATGAGCAACCTCTATCTCGGCCTGGCATTGATTCTTTTGATCACCGTAGTTTTGGGACTGCTCCGAATCATCTGGGGGCCCACTGCGGCAGACCGGATGATGGCGGCTCAACTTTTTGGCACCTGCGGAGTTGCAATCCTCCTGCTTCTGGCTCGCGGATTAGGGCAGGCCATTATTGTTGATGTCGCCCTTGTTTTTGCCCTGTTGGCTGCGTTTTCCACGGTAGGCTTTGTGCGGCGGGCCTGGACTGAAAAGGATTCGTTGAAAACCGGGGAGAGGAGGCATGATTGA